In one window of Nocardia brasiliensis DNA:
- the ctaD gene encoding aa3-type cytochrome oxidase subunit I → MTAVEPQPVQQLEATRPYPARTGPKGSFLYKMVTTTDPKVLGVMYLVTAMSFFLIGGLMALMMRAELARPGLQFLSPEQFNQLFTMHGTIMLLFYATAIVFGFANIVLPLQIGAPDVAFPRLNAFSYWLYLFGGTMATAGFITPGGAADFGWTAYTPLTDILHSPGVGADLWILGLAVSGLGTILGGVNMLTTVVCLRAPGMTMFRLPIFTWNIAVTSVLVLLAFPLLTAALFGLAYDRHLGGHIYDPATGGVLLYQHLFWFFGHPEVYIIALPFFGIVSEIFPVFSRKPIFGYTTLVYATLGIAALSIAVWAHHMYATGAVLLPYFSFMTFLIAVPTGVKFFNWIGTMWRGQLTFESPMLWSIGFLVTFLFGGLSGVILASPPLDFHVTDSYFVVAHFHYVLFGTIVFATFAGIYFWFPKITGRMMDERLGKWHFWTTFVGFHTTFLVQHWLGAEGMPRRYADYLPSDGFTTLNTISTIGAFILGASMLPFVWNVFKSFRYGEVVTVDDPWGYGNSLEWATTCPPPRHNFYELPRIRSERPAFELHYPHMVERMRAEAHVGWGSGKHAHDVHEGAVATK, encoded by the coding sequence GTGACTGCGGTAGAGCCCCAGCCAGTCCAGCAGTTGGAAGCGACTCGGCCGTATCCGGCACGGACCGGGCCGAAGGGTTCTTTTCTCTACAAGATGGTCACCACCACCGACCCCAAGGTGCTCGGTGTCATGTACTTGGTGACCGCGATGAGCTTCTTCCTCATCGGTGGTCTGATGGCGCTGATGATGCGCGCCGAGCTGGCCCGCCCCGGTCTGCAGTTCCTCTCGCCCGAGCAGTTCAACCAGCTGTTCACCATGCACGGCACGATCATGCTGCTGTTCTACGCGACCGCGATCGTGTTCGGCTTCGCGAACATCGTGCTGCCGCTCCAGATCGGCGCCCCTGACGTCGCCTTCCCGCGGTTGAACGCGTTCAGCTACTGGCTGTACCTGTTCGGCGGCACGATGGCGACCGCGGGCTTCATCACCCCGGGTGGCGCCGCCGACTTCGGCTGGACCGCCTACACCCCGCTCACCGACATCCTGCACTCGCCGGGCGTCGGCGCCGACCTGTGGATCCTGGGTCTTGCCGTCTCCGGTCTGGGCACCATCCTCGGTGGTGTCAACATGCTGACCACCGTCGTCTGCCTGCGTGCCCCCGGCATGACCATGTTCCGGCTGCCGATCTTCACCTGGAACATCGCCGTCACCAGCGTGCTCGTTCTGCTCGCCTTCCCGCTGCTGACCGCCGCGCTGTTCGGCCTGGCCTACGACCGCCACCTCGGCGGCCACATCTACGACCCGGCGACCGGTGGCGTGCTGCTCTACCAGCACCTGTTCTGGTTCTTCGGCCACCCCGAGGTGTACATCATCGCGCTGCCGTTCTTCGGCATCGTGTCCGAGATCTTCCCGGTCTTCTCGCGCAAGCCGATCTTCGGTTACACCACCCTGGTCTACGCGACGCTCGGTATCGCCGCGCTCTCGATCGCGGTGTGGGCTCACCACATGTACGCCACCGGCGCCGTGCTGCTGCCGTACTTCTCGTTCATGACCTTCCTGATCGCCGTCCCGACCGGTGTGAAGTTCTTCAACTGGATCGGCACCATGTGGCGCGGCCAGCTGACCTTCGAGTCCCCGATGCTGTGGTCGATCGGCTTCCTGGTGACCTTCCTCTTCGGTGGTCTCTCGGGCGTCATCCTGGCCTCGCCGCCGCTGGACTTCCACGTCACCGACTCGTACTTCGTGGTCGCGCACTTCCACTACGTGCTCTTCGGCACCATCGTGTTCGCCACCTTCGCCGGTATCTATTTCTGGTTCCCGAAGATCACCGGCCGGATGATGGACGAGCGCCTTGGCAAGTGGCACTTCTGGACCACCTTCGTCGGCTTCCACACCACCTTCCTCGTCCAGCACTGGCTGGGCGCCGAGGGCATGCCGCGTCGCTACGCCGACTACCTGCCCAGCGACGGATTCACCACGCTGAACACGATTTCCACCATCGGCGCGTTCATCCTCGGCGCCTCGATGCTCCCGTTCGTGTGGAACGTCTTCAAGAGCTTCCGTTACGGCGAGGTCGTCACCGTGGACGATCCGTGGGGCTATGGCAACTCCCTCGAATGGGCCACCACCTGCCCGCCGCCGCGGCACAACTTCTACGAGCTGCCGCGCATCCGGTCCGAGCGTCCGGCCTTCGAGCT
- a CDS encoding ABC transporter substrate-binding protein: MPLSAFVRPRNRTASPGSGTARAARRRVVAVAALAATVLAAGCSSKGDDASSIVRTTTNIAGAGVVGLERDTTRACPLPSAPDPASGSTRTVTHAAGVSEVPADPQRIVVLTTSALDATCAVGLWERVVGAVTIDGPSPQPAYLGTGVLKIPGVGTAAQPNPALIADLHPDLIIGDIPTATASFDALQAIAPTVLVGANNSWQAEFTALAAGLGRSTAADAALADYRGAATDTGEMLSSGQTQASVLRFTGDTNQVQGSNSFAGQVLADAGVQRPQAQRGTTFDVRPEEFADKVEGDLIYVILAGADGKKHGEQVMRTDAFKDLGAATDKRVFAVEDTVWHGSGLTAARALLTDLSGTLNGFVTD; this comes from the coding sequence ATGCCGCTGAGCGCCTTCGTTCGTCCCCGAAACCGCACAGCTTCTCCGGGATCCGGCACCGCCCGTGCGGCGCGGCGCCGGGTGGTCGCCGTCGCCGCGCTCGCCGCCACCGTCCTCGCGGCGGGTTGCAGTAGTAAGGGCGACGACGCGAGCTCGATCGTGCGCACCACGACCAATATCGCGGGGGCCGGCGTGGTCGGCCTGGAGCGCGACACCACGCGCGCGTGCCCGCTGCCGAGCGCACCGGACCCGGCAAGCGGCAGCACCCGCACGGTGACGCACGCCGCGGGCGTCTCGGAGGTGCCCGCCGACCCGCAGCGCATCGTCGTGCTGACCACCTCCGCACTGGACGCGACCTGCGCGGTCGGCCTGTGGGAGCGCGTGGTCGGCGCGGTGACCATCGATGGCCCGAGTCCGCAGCCCGCCTATCTCGGCACCGGCGTACTGAAGATCCCCGGCGTCGGCACGGCGGCCCAGCCGAACCCGGCCCTCATCGCCGATCTGCATCCGGATCTCATCATCGGCGATATCCCCACGGCCACAGCGAGTTTCGACGCGTTGCAGGCGATCGCACCCACCGTGCTGGTCGGCGCGAACAACAGCTGGCAGGCCGAATTCACCGCGCTCGCAGCCGGTCTGGGGCGTAGCACGGCGGCCGACGCCGCGCTGGCGGACTACCGCGGCGCCGCCACCGACACCGGTGAGATGCTCAGCTCCGGGCAGACCCAGGCCTCGGTGCTCCGCTTCACCGGCGACACCAATCAGGTGCAGGGCAGCAACAGCTTCGCGGGCCAGGTCCTCGCCGACGCCGGCGTGCAGCGCCCACAGGCCCAGCGCGGCACCACCTTCGACGTGCGGCCCGAGGAGTTCGCCGACAAGGTCGAAGGCGATCTCATCTATGTGATCCTGGCCGGTGCCGACGGAAAGAAGCACGGCGAACAGGTGATGCGCACCGATGCCTTCAAGGATCTCGGCGCCGCCACCGACAAGCGGGTCTTCGCGGTCGAGGACACCGTCTGGCACGGCAGCGGCCTCACCGCCGCGCGTGCGCTGCTCACCGATCTGAGCGGCACCCTCAACGGTTTCGTCACCGACTGA
- a CDS encoding AMP-binding protein, with translation MNTLTAPQTDNLRLLPPARPVAVVDPQAVVASTIDCALTYAELDRWSNRLGRLLLGLGAGLDSRVAIAIDDEIEAVVAERATVKIGAVPVPATGDDSYALGTTVGVTTKARRPGLTDAIDWLVLDDRSTLQRYLAGSDAPLTAADYPLAA, from the coding sequence ATGAACACGCTGACCGCACCGCAGACCGACAACCTCCGCCTGCTGCCGCCGGCGCGGCCCGTCGCCGTGGTCGATCCGCAGGCGGTCGTGGCGTCCACCATCGATTGCGCGCTCACCTACGCCGAGCTGGATCGCTGGTCCAACCGCCTCGGCAGGCTGCTGCTCGGCCTCGGCGCCGGTCTCGACTCCCGCGTCGCGATCGCGATCGACGACGAGATCGAGGCGGTGGTCGCCGAGCGCGCGACCGTGAAGATCGGCGCCGTCCCGGTCCCGGCCACCGGCGACGACTCCTATGCCCTCGGCACCACGGTCGGGGTCACCACCAAGGCCCGCAGGCCCGGGCTCACCGACGCGATCGACTGGCTGGTGCTCGACGACCGCTCGACCCTGCAGCGCTACCTGGCGGGTTCCGACGCCCCGCTCACCGCCGCCGACTACCCGCTCGCGGCCTGA